One window from the genome of Paenibacillus azoreducens encodes:
- a CDS encoding nitroreductase family protein codes for MSSSTQTFSPVIEALKKRRSFYAISKENVSSDERIQHILEETVKYVPSSFNSQTARVVLLLGTNHDRLWDITKETLRQVVNNEEAFKSTDQKIEAFKNGYATVLFFEDMDIVRNLQNQFASYKDNFPIWSNQSSGMVQLIVWTLLENEGFGASLQHYNPLIDEKVQQEWNIPSSWKLIAQMPFGKPTASPGEKEFMPIEERVKVFK; via the coding sequence ATGTCAAGTTCAACCCAAACGTTTAGTCCCGTTATCGAGGCTCTCAAAAAGAGACGTTCCTTTTACGCGATCAGCAAAGAAAATGTCAGCTCAGACGAACGCATTCAGCACATACTCGAGGAAACGGTAAAATACGTCCCGTCCTCATTCAACTCGCAAACTGCCCGCGTTGTACTGCTGTTGGGAACCAATCATGACAGGCTGTGGGATATCACGAAAGAAACGCTGCGCCAGGTCGTTAATAATGAGGAAGCTTTCAAAAGTACGGATCAGAAGATCGAAGCTTTCAAAAATGGATATGCGACGGTATTGTTTTTTGAAGATATGGATATTGTCCGCAATTTGCAAAATCAGTTTGCATCTTACAAAGACAATTTTCCGATCTGGTCCAACCAATCATCAGGAATGGTTCAGTTGATCGTCTGGACGCTGCTGGAGAATGAGGGGTTTGGCGCTTCGCTTCAGCACTACAATCCGCTGATTGACGAGAAAGTGCAGCAGGAGTGGAATATTCCTTCTTCCTGGAAGCTGATTGCACAGATGCCTTTCGGCAAGCCAACGGCTTCCCCGGGGGAAAAAGAATTTATGCCGATCGAAGAACGGGTTAAAGTCTTTAAATAA
- a CDS encoding SOS response-associated peptidase produces the protein MCQRFSMAADLPVVLDHFQVDRVMYYYRNRYNISPTQSTPVILQQNGERVLDEFRWGFIPYWGKDAVNADLKTVNDNPSYRKMIERQRCVIPCNGFYYWKKEGKKMYPVRVVLKNRGIFGVAGLFEVWRDSRGEPLRTFTMVMTDANRLIGDYEESRMPAILPEEAMKDWLNEKHTAFYSLSSLLQTYSDDNMEAYPVTPLIGNDHHDNSECIREMDLRTAWVKQ, from the coding sequence ATGTGCCAGCGGTTTTCGATGGCTGCCGACCTGCCGGTCGTGCTGGACCATTTTCAAGTTGATCGTGTGATGTATTACTATCGAAATCGTTACAATATCAGCCCCACCCAGTCTACTCCGGTCATTCTCCAGCAAAATGGAGAGCGTGTCCTGGATGAATTCCGGTGGGGATTTATTCCTTATTGGGGAAAAGACGCGGTGAATGCGGACCTGAAAACTGTAAACGACAATCCATCTTACCGCAAAATGATCGAAAGACAGCGGTGCGTCATTCCGTGCAACGGTTTTTATTATTGGAAAAAAGAAGGTAAAAAAATGTACCCGGTGCGCGTGGTGTTGAAAAATCGCGGTATATTCGGCGTGGCCGGCCTGTTCGAAGTTTGGAGGGACTCCAGGGGCGAACCGCTGCGGACTTTTACCATGGTCATGACGGATGCGAACCGTCTGATTGGGGACTACGAGGAATCCCGCATGCCTGCCATTTTGCCGGAAGAAGCCATGAAGGATTGGCTGAATGAGAAGCATACGGCTTTTTATTCGCTGAGCTCGCTTTTGCAGACTTATTCGGACGACAATATGGAGGCATATCCCGTTACTCCGCTGATCGGCAACGATCACCATGACAACTCGGAGTGCATCCGGGAAATGGATCTCCGCACAGCGTGGGTAAAACAGTAG
- a CDS encoding carbohydrate ABC transporter permease, which translates to MEKDITFTAPLPRKSAVSRSAASLRTSRWKERSLAYLFLAPSLILFGIFLFYPLLKSIYLSMYLTDPQGRVASFAGLDNFKNVLTSEIFYNSLWITFKFILLTVPPGVAVALLLAALSIQKLRFTKLFQFFFSLPMAVSVGTGSIIWMVLYHPTLSILNYALGLAGISPIAWLTDPKWALISISLMTIWLNLGFNYIVMLSGMQSVPEDLYESAKIDGSGSFRTFIRITLPLISPSLFFISVVSIISSFQSFAQIHILTKGGPMNSTDVLVYNIYQDAFINYRFGIGSAQALILFVLITALTIFQFKVGEKKVHYQ; encoded by the coding sequence ATGGAGAAAGATATCACATTTACCGCCCCGCTCCCGCGGAAAAGCGCGGTCAGCCGCAGCGCTGCATCGCTTCGAACAAGCCGCTGGAAAGAACGATCATTAGCTTATCTCTTTTTGGCGCCTTCCCTGATCCTGTTTGGGATTTTCCTGTTTTATCCGCTGCTCAAATCCATTTACCTCAGTATGTACTTAACCGATCCGCAGGGACGGGTCGCCTCCTTCGCCGGATTGGACAATTTTAAAAATGTGCTGACTTCCGAAATTTTTTACAACAGCCTGTGGATCACCTTCAAATTCATCTTGCTTACGGTTCCGCCTGGAGTCGCCGTCGCTCTCTTGCTGGCCGCGCTCTCTATTCAGAAGCTCCGTTTTACCAAGCTGTTTCAATTCTTTTTCTCCCTGCCCATGGCTGTTTCTGTAGGAACAGGTTCCATCATCTGGATGGTTTTGTATCACCCGACTTTAAGTATCCTCAATTACGCGCTCGGTCTGGCCGGAATTTCACCCATCGCCTGGCTGACAGATCCCAAGTGGGCCCTGATCTCTATCTCCCTGATGACGATCTGGCTCAATCTCGGCTTTAACTACATCGTTATGCTTAGCGGCATGCAGAGCGTTCCTGAAGACCTCTACGAAAGTGCGAAAATCGACGGGTCCGGTTCGTTCCGCACATTTATCCGGATCACGCTGCCGCTCATTTCACCGTCCCTCTTTTTCATCAGCGTTGTTTCGATTATCAGCTCGTTTCAGTCTTTCGCGCAAATTCATATTTTGACCAAAGGCGGTCCGATGAACAGCACCGATGTGCTCGTGTATAACATCTATCAGGACGCTTTCATTAATTATAGATTCGGAATAGGCAGTGCGCAGGCATTGATCCTGTTTGTCCTGATCACGGCACTGACCATTTTTCAGTTTAAAGTTGGCGAAAAGAAGGTGCACTACCAATGA
- a CDS encoding DUF2500 domain-containing protein, producing the protein MPGESSFWMFDFFGTVMPIFFIVVIGIIVVSAGRGLLQWGRNNKQPVLTVDSRIVSKRTEIKQHHHHEPNDHMSSHTNTTYYITFEVESGDRMEFPVNGKQFGLCAEGDFGRLTFQGTRFKGFERNIRFAREAQSGTDYRDYERF; encoded by the coding sequence ATGCCAGGAGAATCGTCATTTTGGATGTTTGACTTCTTTGGTACAGTCATGCCGATCTTTTTTATTGTCGTCATCGGTATCATCGTCGTGTCAGCCGGCAGAGGGTTGCTGCAGTGGGGACGAAATAATAAACAGCCTGTTCTTACGGTTGATTCCCGGATCGTCAGTAAACGTACTGAAATAAAACAGCATCATCATCATGAACCGAATGACCATATGTCGAGCCATACGAATACGACCTACTATATTACGTTCGAAGTGGAAAGTGGAGACCGCATGGAATTTCCTGTGAATGGCAAACAATTTGGTTTGTGCGCCGAAGGGGATTTTGGACGGCTTACGTTCCAGGGAACACGGTTCAAGGGATTCGAACGGAATATACGCTTTGCAAGAGAAGCCCAGTCCGGGACCGATTATCGGGACTACGAGAGATTTTAA
- a CDS encoding Crp/Fnr family transcriptional regulator, translated as MKIIHHKQQLHAKLDEFDIASLFTSKDGIPFELRSYDEGEIVLEEGDAMDALLFLVEGKVKISSSVQTGKSLLLRFCEPFAVMGDIELIQKVGVQSQVEAVCPTQCIAIPFTYIEEHLMLDPKFLMSLLKEVTYKLQTCTTASRVNLLASVENRFASYLLTTLQEKNNFGKEIRTTNTQEIADLIGTTSRHLNRVILNLTEQGVIYRERDTIYILDETKLQELSNGIRYE; from the coding sequence ATGAAAATCATACATCATAAACAGCAGCTTCACGCCAAATTAGATGAATTCGATATCGCCAGCTTGTTTACTTCAAAGGATGGCATTCCATTTGAACTGCGGAGCTATGACGAAGGGGAGATTGTCCTTGAAGAAGGTGACGCGATGGATGCCCTGTTATTCCTTGTAGAAGGAAAAGTGAAAATTTCATCCAGCGTTCAGACCGGAAAATCGCTGCTTCTGCGCTTTTGTGAGCCGTTTGCGGTTATGGGGGACATTGAGCTGATTCAAAAGGTTGGCGTGCAGTCCCAGGTCGAAGCCGTTTGTCCTACCCAATGCATCGCGATTCCATTTACTTATATAGAGGAACACCTTATGCTGGACCCGAAGTTTTTGATGTCTTTGCTTAAGGAGGTCACTTACAAACTTCAAACTTGCACGACAGCCTCGCGCGTAAATTTGCTGGCTTCCGTCGAAAACCGGTTTGCCAGTTATCTGCTGACCACACTGCAGGAGAAAAACAACTTCGGCAAGGAAATCCGGACAACAAATACGCAGGAAATCGCGGATTTGATCGGCACGACGTCCCGCCATTTGAATCGTGTAATTTTGAATTTAACCGAACAGGGCGTTATATATAGGGAGCGGGATACCATCTATATTTTGGATGAAACCAAACTGCAGGAACTTTCGAATGGGATTCGCTACGAGTAG
- a CDS encoding amino acid permease, whose amino-acid sequence MNIFRKKTVGSLDETAGKLNRTLSALDLTALGVGAIVGTGIFVLTGVAAAVHAGPGLVISFIVAAITCVLSALCYSEFASSVPVSGSAYAYSYVVFGEIIAWMLGWDLILEYGVASAAVASGWSSYFTGLLDGFGLHLPAAISGAYDPAKGSIIDLPAVLIIFAITFLLNKGAKETARFNGIMVIVKLAIILLFVGVGAFYVKPANWSPFLPFGMSGVINGAATAFFAYIGFDAVATAAEEVKRPQRDMPIGIIASLAICTLLYVSVTLVLTGIVPYTSLNVGDPVAFALRYMNLDMLAGFLSIGAIAGMTTVLLVMLYGMTRLLFAISRDGLLTKKLSSVSGSSQSPKGSTWATGTIIALLTGFVPLSKLANLTSIGTLFAFAVVSLGIIALRRNNSGKRNGFRVPWVPFIPLLSAAACIYLMINLQAITWMGFGIWMAAGVLIYFLYGIKHSALNHSSEQMQSKKET is encoded by the coding sequence GTGAATATTTTTCGAAAAAAAACGGTCGGGAGCTTGGATGAAACGGCGGGAAAGCTCAATCGAACATTAAGCGCGCTAGATTTGACGGCTTTAGGCGTAGGAGCCATTGTCGGAACAGGCATTTTCGTCTTAACGGGAGTGGCTGCAGCGGTTCACGCGGGACCAGGTCTTGTCATTTCATTTATTGTCGCGGCGATTACCTGTGTGTTGTCAGCCCTTTGTTATTCGGAATTCGCATCGAGCGTTCCGGTCTCCGGAAGTGCTTATGCATACAGCTACGTGGTGTTCGGCGAAATTATCGCTTGGATGCTTGGTTGGGATTTGATTCTTGAATACGGAGTGGCGTCGGCAGCGGTCGCAAGCGGTTGGTCGTCCTATTTTACGGGTCTTCTGGACGGCTTCGGACTGCATTTGCCTGCAGCGATTTCCGGCGCTTATGACCCTGCTAAAGGTTCAATCATCGATTTGCCTGCGGTTCTCATCATTTTTGCGATCACCTTCTTACTGAACAAAGGAGCCAAAGAGACGGCCCGCTTTAACGGGATTATGGTTATTGTTAAGCTGGCGATCATATTGCTTTTTGTCGGCGTGGGCGCTTTTTATGTAAAACCGGCTAACTGGTCGCCCTTTTTACCGTTTGGCATGAGCGGAGTGATTAACGGGGCTGCGACGGCATTCTTCGCTTACATCGGCTTCGACGCTGTAGCCACCGCTGCTGAGGAAGTCAAAAGACCGCAGCGTGACATGCCCATCGGGATCATCGCCTCGCTTGCTATTTGTACGCTGCTTTATGTATCCGTGACGCTGGTCCTTACGGGAATCGTGCCTTATACGTCGCTAAACGTGGGCGATCCTGTGGCTTTTGCGCTGCGGTACATGAATCTGGACATGTTAGCTGGTTTCCTTTCCATCGGCGCGATTGCGGGGATGACGACGGTTTTGCTCGTGATGCTTTATGGCATGACACGCCTTCTGTTTGCGATCTCCCGCGACGGGCTGTTGACCAAGAAGCTTTCAAGTGTCAGCGGTTCGTCTCAGTCGCCAAAGGGAAGCACGTGGGCAACCGGTACAATTATCGCCTTGCTGACAGGGTTTGTGCCTCTGAGTAAACTGGCCAATTTGACCAGTATCGGCACTTTATTCGCTTTTGCCGTCGTGTCCTTGGGGATTATTGCTCTGCGGAGAAACAATTCGGGTAAAAGAAACGGTTTTCGGGTCCCTTGGGTTCCGTTTATCCCGCTGCTTAGTGCGGCTGCATGCATCTACTTAATGATCAATTTGCAGGCAATCACATGGATGGGTTTCGGCATCTGGATGGCAGCAGGCGTTTTGATTTATTTTTTGTACGGCATTAAACACAGTGCACTGAACCATTCTTCAGAACAAATGCAGAGCAAAAAAGAAACATAA
- a CDS encoding carbohydrate ABC transporter permease, whose translation MSIRAMNQTILYVVLSVSALLISFPLLFTLSSAFMSSAESASYPPRLLPSGLHWDNFHQVVQTVPVIRFITNSFIVAGAIMLGQLITGSMAAYAFAFLRFPGKALIFSLFLSTMMIPWEVTMIPNYLTVRSWHWLDSYQGLIAPFLASAFGTFLLRQYFLQLPKELFEAAKVDGCGHLRIFAQLVLPLSMPSLATLAVYSFLTNWSNYLWPLLITNKESMRTVQIGIGMLQFEEVTAWNVVMAGIIMMLLPSLILLVIGLKPLVRGITAGALKG comes from the coding sequence ATGAGCATACGGGCCATGAACCAAACCATCCTTTATGTCGTGCTAAGCGTTTCAGCATTGCTTATCTCATTCCCGCTGCTGTTTACGTTATCCTCCGCCTTTATGAGCAGCGCCGAATCGGCTTCATATCCGCCGCGGCTCTTACCTTCCGGACTTCATTGGGACAACTTCCATCAGGTGGTACAAACGGTCCCCGTGATCCGGTTTATAACGAACAGCTTCATCGTGGCTGGAGCAATTATGTTAGGTCAGCTGATCACGGGCAGCATGGCGGCTTATGCCTTTGCTTTTCTCCGTTTTCCAGGCAAAGCGCTCATTTTCTCTTTGTTTTTGTCCACGATGATGATTCCGTGGGAAGTCACCATGATTCCGAATTACCTGACGGTACGGAGCTGGCATTGGCTTGATTCTTATCAAGGATTGATCGCGCCTTTTCTTGCTTCGGCCTTCGGGACGTTTTTGCTGCGGCAATATTTTCTGCAGCTTCCCAAAGAATTGTTCGAGGCCGCCAAAGTTGACGGCTGTGGTCATCTCCGTATCTTCGCGCAGCTGGTACTTCCGCTCTCCATGCCTTCGCTTGCCACGCTCGCCGTCTATTCGTTTTTAACGAACTGGAGCAATTATCTGTGGCCGCTGCTGATTACTAACAAGGAAAGTATGCGGACCGTTCAAATCGGGATCGGGATGCTCCAGTTTGAGGAAGTCACTGCCTGGAATGTGGTCATGGCCGGGATCATTATGATGCTGCTTCCTTCTTTGATCCTGCTGGTCATTGGCCTGAAGCCGTTGGTACGAGGAATTACAGCCGGGGCTTTGAAAGGTTAA
- the vat(I) gene encoding streptogramin A O-acetyltransferase Vat(I), which yields MTGPNPSEKYPIPGNTSLQFIKNTVTMTNIIAGDYSYYDSANGESFEDQVLYNYELFGTKLIIGKFCSIAPETRFMMDGGNHRMNGSTYPFNIFGRGWEAFTPTLEEIKLKGDTVIGNDVWIGRRVTIMPGVHVGDGAIIAAEAVVVKDVEPYTIVGGNPAKVIRQRFAPEVIQELLDIQWWDYDIEVINQFIGAIVSGDIETMRKMKQYR from the coding sequence ATGACAGGACCAAATCCTTCAGAGAAGTACCCGATACCAGGCAACACCAGTCTGCAGTTTATTAAAAACACGGTGACGATGACGAATATTATCGCTGGCGATTACTCCTATTACGATTCGGCAAATGGGGAGTCGTTTGAGGATCAAGTGCTCTACAACTACGAATTGTTTGGAACGAAGCTGATTATCGGCAAATTTTGCTCGATCGCTCCCGAAACGAGGTTTATGATGGATGGCGGCAACCACCGAATGAACGGCTCTACCTATCCGTTTAATATTTTCGGCAGAGGCTGGGAGGCGTTTACGCCTACGCTGGAAGAGATCAAGCTTAAAGGCGATACGGTCATTGGCAATGATGTCTGGATTGGAAGACGGGTAACCATTATGCCGGGCGTCCATGTCGGAGACGGAGCGATCATCGCCGCTGAAGCCGTCGTCGTTAAAGACGTGGAGCCGTATACCATCGTTGGCGGCAATCCTGCTAAAGTCATTCGTCAGCGATTTGCGCCGGAGGTCATTCAGGAGCTGCTGGACATCCAATGGTGGGATTACGATATCGAAGTCATCAATCAATTTATCGGCGCAATCGTGAGCGGGGACATCGAAACGATGAGAAAAATGAAGCAGTATAGATAA
- a CDS encoding tyrosine-type recombinase/integrase yields the protein MKDAGYTGHTQKSYLGDVIQFLDSLAGKKLEQVKKIHVMSYLSSVREQGVSDSTRNRKHAAINSFFKALIELEMAESNPAAGIKKSKTEKNRTPVYLDEQQLPRFLGNVEGKYRSRNLAVFLLMAYMGLRVGEVHMLNLTDYNRERHTLDVFGKGRKWRTLPVPDAVGQMLNRAIRERITPWRKQEDALFISQKGQRLSIRNIQQIAADTFARYQSDLPERQRVPYSSHKLRHSFATMLLRKGADLRTVQELLGHSSIQTTTVYTHVTSREKEEAISRLEVVLPF from the coding sequence ATGAAAGATGCGGGGTACACCGGTCATACCCAAAAATCATACCTTGGTGATGTGATCCAATTTCTCGACTCGCTTGCCGGCAAAAAGTTGGAACAAGTCAAAAAAATTCATGTGATGTCCTATCTCTCTTCCGTTCGGGAGCAGGGGGTCAGCGATTCCACGCGGAACCGGAAGCATGCTGCAATAAACAGCTTTTTCAAAGCATTGATCGAATTGGAGATGGCTGAATCCAATCCGGCGGCGGGGATCAAAAAATCCAAAACCGAAAAAAATCGGACGCCCGTATATTTGGATGAGCAGCAGCTGCCGAGGTTTCTGGGAAACGTCGAGGGAAAATACCGTTCAAGGAATCTCGCGGTGTTTTTGCTGATGGCATACATGGGACTGCGCGTCGGAGAGGTACATATGCTTAATCTAACGGATTATAATAGAGAGCGGCATACGCTTGATGTGTTCGGCAAAGGCCGGAAGTGGCGCACGCTCCCGGTCCCGGACGCAGTAGGGCAGATGCTCAACAGAGCCATCCGTGAGCGGATTACGCCTTGGCGGAAACAGGAGGACGCGCTGTTCATCTCGCAAAAAGGGCAGCGGCTTTCGATCCGCAACATTCAGCAGATTGCCGCAGATACTTTTGCCCGGTACCAATCCGATCTGCCGGAACGTCAGCGGGTGCCTTACTCGAGCCATAAGCTCCGGCATTCTTTTGCCACCATGCTTCTGCGCAAAGGCGCGGATTTGCGAACGGTGCAGGAATTGCTTGGGCATTCATCGATTCAAACGACAACAGTATACACGCATGTTACCAGCAGAGAGAAGGAGGAAGCCATTTCGCGTCTTGAGGTGGTGCTTCCTTTTTAG
- a CDS encoding WD40/YVTN/BNR-like repeat-containing protein: MKRYKQLVGIMLLCIGFVSGCSSSEEPNEPAALPPAVEDSVEVSPEQGQTLTVVPPEASNQKSATDKGKYRIQTKLTDFQLLSETKGIAWGVTRNELRLYLTKDNGRTWVNISPSPNVQFPANPRYGKDIYFTDPMHGWIVVDTPGMPETIVLHTSNGGEEWDIASFPQKNKVSAITFDSPKRGWIMATEDSSTGKELKVLYRTDDGGSAWNVVMQNSIYDPAKTEASSPIPHLGYTIGISFTDSMHGYVLLSEHGEPKLYRTNDGGNKWMNGPVFLNKEKMKTCSSYTTGTPQFFDSAHREGWIPVGCQIGDSVKYNGYFTMDGGLNWNFVNFGLGKSIGFNQSLRPTFINSSEGWALVGATLYHTIDQGKNWAAVPDNSVLRERLKDFPEVVKLQFSSPKVGWMLIENIEKKSSRLLQTMDGGITWRVL, translated from the coding sequence ATGAAGCGCTACAAGCAGCTTGTTGGAATCATGCTGTTGTGCATCGGATTTGTGAGCGGTTGTTCTTCTAGCGAGGAGCCCAATGAACCAGCGGCGCTGCCGCCGGCTGTAGAAGATAGCGTCGAAGTGTCGCCGGAACAGGGTCAGACCCTAACCGTAGTCCCCCCGGAAGCTTCAAATCAAAAGAGCGCGACAGATAAGGGGAAATACCGAATCCAGACTAAACTGACCGATTTTCAACTATTAAGCGAGACAAAAGGGATCGCCTGGGGAGTCACTCGCAATGAGCTGCGTCTATATTTAACAAAAGATAACGGCCGGACATGGGTTAATATTTCACCTTCCCCGAATGTACAATTTCCCGCGAATCCGCGTTACGGCAAAGATATTTATTTTACGGATCCAATGCATGGTTGGATTGTCGTTGATACGCCGGGAATGCCCGAAACGATTGTTTTGCACACGAGCAATGGCGGAGAAGAATGGGATATTGCGTCATTTCCGCAGAAAAACAAAGTTTCAGCCATTACATTCGATTCACCGAAGCGCGGCTGGATTATGGCTACGGAAGATTCGTCGACGGGCAAGGAGCTTAAAGTGCTTTACCGTACGGATGACGGCGGCTCCGCCTGGAATGTCGTGATGCAAAATTCGATCTATGATCCGGCGAAGACAGAGGCAAGCAGCCCCATCCCGCATCTTGGGTACACGATCGGCATCAGTTTTACAGATTCTATGCATGGGTATGTCCTGTTGAGTGAGCACGGGGAACCGAAGCTTTACCGGACGAATGACGGCGGGAACAAATGGATGAACGGTCCCGTTTTTTTAAACAAAGAAAAGATGAAGACATGCAGTTCATATACGACGGGGACCCCGCAGTTTTTTGATTCCGCACACCGGGAAGGTTGGATTCCGGTTGGCTGCCAAATCGGGGACAGCGTGAAATACAATGGTTATTTTACGATGGACGGTGGTTTGAACTGGAACTTCGTCAACTTCGGGCTGGGCAAGAGCATAGGGTTTAACCAATCCTTGCGGCCGACGTTCATTAATTCGAGCGAGGGTTGGGCGTTGGTGGGCGCCACACTGTACCATACCATAGATCAAGGCAAAAACTGGGCGGCGGTTCCCGACAATTCAGTGCTGAGAGAAAGGCTGAAGGATTTCCCGGAGGTTGTGAAACTTCAGTTTTCGTCTCCGAAGGTTGGATGGATGCTAATCGAGAATATTGAGAAGAAGAGTTCCAGGCTGCTTCAAACGATGGATGGAGGCATCACCTGGAGGGTATTATAA
- a CDS encoding SDR family NAD(P)-dependent oxidoreductase, with product MSFQNLVVVVTGAAQGIGFGVTKVFAAKGALLVMGDLNADRGTAAAAAIRKEGGQAVFVPCDVRQEEDIKHLMKAAEDEYGKIDVLINNAGVSRWKSPYELTVDEWDDILNTNARSCFLAAREAAKYMKKHGGGAVVNMASTRALMSEPDTEAYAASKGAIVALTHAMAVSLGPDGIRVNCVSPGWIETQDYGSLKQADHKQHPVGRVGKPEDIAKACLYLADPDNSFVTGTHLVVDGGMTRKMIYEP from the coding sequence ATGTCATTTCAAAATCTGGTTGTGGTCGTCACGGGAGCTGCGCAAGGGATCGGCTTCGGTGTGACCAAAGTTTTTGCGGCTAAGGGAGCTTTGCTTGTGATGGGAGACCTGAATGCGGATCGAGGAACTGCGGCGGCGGCAGCGATTCGAAAAGAAGGGGGACAAGCGGTTTTTGTTCCTTGTGATGTACGCCAGGAGGAAGATATCAAACACCTGATGAAAGCGGCGGAAGATGAATATGGGAAAATCGACGTGCTAATCAATAATGCGGGAGTTTCCCGCTGGAAGTCTCCTTATGAACTGACTGTCGATGAGTGGGACGATATTTTGAATACCAATGCAAGAAGCTGCTTTTTAGCTGCCAGAGAAGCTGCAAAATATATGAAAAAACATGGCGGGGGAGCTGTCGTCAATATGGCGTCCACACGCGCCCTCATGTCCGAACCCGATACCGAAGCATATGCAGCATCCAAAGGGGCGATCGTGGCTCTGACCCATGCGATGGCCGTCTCCCTCGGACCGGATGGCATCCGGGTGAATTGCGTCAGTCCCGGTTGGATCGAAACCCAGGATTATGGTTCGCTGAAGCAGGCGGATCATAAGCAGCATCCGGTAGGCAGAGTAGGCAAACCGGAGGACATCGCCAAGGCCTGCCTTTATTTGGCAGATCCGGACAATTCCTTCGTAACCGGGACACATCTCGTGGTTGACGGGGGCATGACACGCAAAATGATTTACGAACCGTAA
- a CDS encoding ABC transporter substrate-binding protein: MRAFRKKSLAMLLLSCMMLVASGCGSSGSEAKEETTTATAAEAPKKQEEPVKVVWWHSMSGNVGKAAQQLVDEFNAEHKDIVVQAEYQGTYDESLNKLKASLGADSGPSLIQVYEIGSRFMIDSKAITPMQQFIDADHYDTSSLEPNILNYYTFDGKLYSMPFNTSNPILYYNKDAFKAAGLDPEKPPATYEEVAEAAKKLTKSGQAGGSLAIYGWFMEQLFANQGAELVDNGNGRTKPATSSLLASDAGVKTLDWWKKMIDDKSMLNLGRKTDDTSKAFAAGQIAMTLDSTASLRNIVQSAEGKFEVGTGFLPKADATVKGGVIVGGASNWILNNRPEAEQKAAWEFIKFLAEPKSQAEWHINTGYFPITQKAYDEQMVKDNMSKYPQFQTAVDQLHQTTPSLATQGAVMGVFPEARQLTETAIEEVLNNKKTSKQALDDAAKAITSKIEEYNKTVSK; the protein is encoded by the coding sequence ATGAGAGCATTCAGAAAAAAATCATTGGCTATGCTCCTGCTGTCCTGTATGATGCTGGTCGCTTCAGGCTGCGGCTCAAGCGGATCGGAGGCGAAGGAGGAAACAACGACGGCCACAGCCGCCGAAGCCCCTAAGAAACAAGAGGAGCCCGTCAAAGTTGTATGGTGGCACTCCATGAGCGGTAATGTGGGAAAAGCCGCGCAACAGCTGGTCGATGAATTTAATGCGGAACATAAGGATATCGTCGTTCAGGCTGAATATCAGGGTACTTACGACGAAAGTCTGAACAAACTTAAAGCATCTTTGGGTGCCGACAGCGGTCCCTCCCTGATCCAGGTATACGAAATCGGCAGCCGCTTCATGATCGACAGCAAAGCGATTACTCCGATGCAGCAATTTATTGACGCAGACCATTATGATACATCCAGCCTGGAGCCTAACATTCTGAACTACTACACCTTCGATGGCAAACTTTACTCCATGCCTTTCAATACATCAAATCCGATTCTTTATTATAACAAGGACGCCTTCAAAGCAGCCGGACTTGATCCTGAAAAACCGCCGGCAACATATGAAGAGGTCGCTGAAGCAGCTAAAAAACTTACCAAATCCGGACAAGCTGGCGGGTCCCTCGCCATCTACGGCTGGTTTATGGAGCAGCTCTTTGCCAATCAAGGCGCCGAACTCGTCGATAACGGCAACGGACGGACGAAGCCGGCCACCTCTTCCCTACTTGCAAGCGATGCCGGAGTGAAAACGCTCGACTGGTGGAAGAAAATGATCGATGATAAATCGATGCTCAATCTCGGACGCAAGACCGACGATACGTCAAAAGCCTTTGCCGCTGGACAAATCGCCATGACACTGGATTCCACAGCTTCACTGCGCAACATAGTCCAATCCGCCGAAGGCAAATTCGAAGTCGGAACCGGATTTCTCCCCAAAGCCGATGCCACCGTCAAAGGCGGTGTTATCGTCGGCGGCGCGAGCAACTGGATTCTGAACAACCGGCCTGAGGCCGAGCAGAAAGCTGCCTGGGAATTCATCAAATTCCTGGCCGAACCCAAATCCCAAGCCGAGTGGCACATCAACACGGGTTATTTCCCGATTACCCAAAAGGCATATGACGAACAAATGGTCAAGGACAATATGAGCAAATATCCGCAATTCCAAACCGCGGTGGACCAGCTTCACCAAACGACGCCAAGCCTTGCCACGCAAGGAGCCGTGATGGGCGTATTCCCTGAAGCGAGACAGCTTACCGAAACCGCAATCGAAGAAGTCTTGAACAACAAAAAAACATCCAAGCAGGCGCTGGATGATGCAGCTAAAGCAATCACAAGCAAAATTGAAGAATATAACAAAACAGTAAGCAAATAA